The stretch of DNA CTTTCAGATCCTGGCAGGCCAGCTGCTGCCCAGTGAGGGCTCCGTGCAGATGGGGGGAATCGATATCTTTCGTGAGAGTCGAGCCGCCCGGGAGTTGATGGGGGTGGTGTTCCAAAAACCGGCCCTGGACAAACACCTCACCATCCGGGAAAACCTCACTATTCATGCCGATCTCTACCACCTCAACCGTCAGATTTTCCGCCAGCGTTTGGCAGAGGATCTCCACTGGACCGGGCTCCAGGATCGCCTGGATGACCGGGTGGAAACCCTCTCCGGCGGGATGGCCAGGCAAGTCGAGCTGGTCAAAGCCCTCCTCCACCGCCCCCAAATATTATTGATGGATGAACCCACCACCGGGCTCGATCCCGGCAGGCGTCGGGCTTTTCTGAAAACCATTCTGAAGCTCAAAGAGGAGATGGGGCTGACGGTGCTCATGACCAGCCATCTTTTTGAGGAGGCGGAGGCGGCGGATCTGGCAGGTATTTTAAAGGAAGGACGCTTGATCGCCTTCGATACCCCGTTCAACCTGAAAAAAAATCTGGGCCGGGAGATGGTGGTGATCGAATCCCATGGGGTAGAGGTGCTGATGGCGGCCCTTTCCGGTTGGGAGGGGATCACCCTGGAGCCCCACCCCGGGGAGTTGCGGGTGCTGGGGGTGGAAGCAACCGCCCTCTTGAAGGCACTTTTTGCCGATCATCGGGAGCAGATCAACGCTTTTACCATCAAAGACCCCACCCTGGAAGATCTCTATATCCGCCTCACCCACCAACCAGCCGCCAGCGTGGATCACCAGGAGTCCTCCCCATGAACCGTGCCGCCCGCTCCCTGGCCAAGAGAGAACTGACCCGTTTTTTCCGGCAACCCCATCGGGTGGTGGGCTCCCTGGCTCAGCCCCTCCTGATCTGGCTTTTTCTGGGCTACGGCTTCAATCCCTCTTTTCAGGCCCCGGGGCTTTCGGGCATCTCCTATCTGGAATATTTCTACCCGGGGATTTTATTGATGCTGCTGCTCTTTTCCGGCATCTTCGCCACCATCACCGTCATTGAAGATCGCGCCCAGGGTCTCCTCCAGGAGGTGATGGCCGCCCCCGTGCCCCGAAGTGCCATCGTCCAGGGCAAGGTGGCCGGAGCCATGGGGATTGCTCTCAGCCAAAGCCTGGTTTTACTGGTGGCGGCCCCTTTTTTGGGTCTCCTGCCGGGAGGCGTCAATATTCTCCTTATCCTCCTGGGGCTGTTCATCGCCTCTTTGGGGTTTACCGCCCTGGGGCTGCTGATCGCCTGGAACATGGAATCCACCGCCGGATTTCACGCCATCATGTCGGTCTTTCTGATGCCCCTCTGGATGCTCTCGGGCGCCCTCTTCCCCCTGGATCACGCTCCGGTCTGGCTTAAGGGGTTGATGGTGATCAATCCGGTGAGTCACGCCCTGACCCTCATCCGCCGCCCCTTCTATGAAACCCCGGAGGCGCTACTCTCAGACCCCGGCTATGGCCTGGCCATGGGGGTGGCGCTCCTCTGGGCTGGCATCTGTCTGTGGCTTGCCTGGCGGCAGGTGAAACGGGTTCCAAGGGGGGGATAAACTAGAGTGGAATGGGTTGTTTCAATGAGAAAAAATGGTTTTTCAAGCAGGAAGATTCCCATGACTGGATAGGGATGAAACGAAAAAAATGGTTTTTTCCATGCCCGGAAAGGCTATGCTCTCCCCATGGCCTCATCGAGGTTGGTAAAAATCCAAAAGCCTGGGAGCAAATCACTGATCCCCAACCCAAGGCGAAGGCAATAAGGAAGACCCATGGCAGACCATCCGCCAAAAACGGTAATCTCCAAGGCCCTCATCCAACGGGTAGCCGCTACGATCGCCCACCATTTCTCCCCCCAGAAAATTATTCTGTTTGGCTCCCATGCCCAAGGGGAGGCCAGCCCCGAAAGCGATCTTGATCTGCTGGTCATCATGGAGACCGAACTCCCTTTCCATAAACGCGCCGTACCCATCCGCCTGCTTTTTCAATCAGCCCCCTGCCCTTTGGACATTCTGGTCCATACCCCCGAAGAGACCGCCTATTGGAATGGTGTCACCAACCACATTATCACCCGGGCGATGGCCACTGGAAAAGTGCTCCATGCCGAATCAGGGAATCAGGTCGCTGGCCCTGAAAGCTTCACCTGATGAATGCGCGCAACATCGAATTTGCCCACCAGTGATTGCGCAAAGCCGATCACGACTTAATCACCGCCCGACATACTCTTACCCTCCCCGACGGCCCCACAGACACCCCCTGCTTTCACGCCCAACAGGCTGTTGAAAAGGCCATCAAAGGCATTTTGACGGCTCAAGGAATCACTTTTCCACGAACCCACGATCTCATGCCACTCCTGGATCTGGTCGCCACCACTTTGCCTGAATGGCTGGTTGAACGAAAAGCATTGGCCGAATTGACCGGTTATGGGGTGGAAGTTCGTTATCCGGGAGCCTGGCTGGATCCGACCCGGGAAGAAGCCCATCACGCCTTGGCGACAGCGGAACGGATGGTTGCCAAAGCCCAGGAAGAGATGAACAAATGGGAAGAGAATGAAAGATTATTTTGATAAATATCAATTTCTTACAAGGAGATAATTTTTACGCATTCCCTCTTGAGATTTCCCGAGAAAAAATTTACCTTTCCAAAAGTCCATTTAATGATGGACATCCTACTCTTCCCGGTCCTTTCCGGGAATTCCCCTCAAGATCGTGGAAAATCAGGAGATTCACTGTGAGCAAGCAGTCCCTGGAAGCCACCGTTGATCCCCAGAAGGTCCAAGTATGGATCTCGGAACTCGGCCAAGAGCCGTCTGCCGCCGTCCCCCTGCTTCAGGCCATTCAGGGTGAATATGGCTATTTACCCCGAAGCGCCATGGACCTGGTGGTGGCCAACACCGACATCAACGCCAGTCAACTCTATGGTGTCGCCACCTTCTACGCCCAGTTTCGTCTGACACCGGTGGGCCGACACCTGATCAAGGTGTGTCACGGCACCGCCTGTCACGTGCAGGGTGCGGATCGTCTCAACACCTCCCTGCGCCATATCCTGGGTATTACCGATGAAGAAGAGGATACGGCGGAGAATGGCAGCTATACCGTGGAGGATGTGGCCTGTATCGGTTGCTGCTCTCTGGCACCGGTGATGTTGGTGGGTGAGGATGCTTTTCCCAACCTCAAGGGGGCCGATGCCCAGCGGCATTTGAAAAAACACGCCCGAACCAACAACGAAATTCTGCCCGGCGCCAAACAGGATGAAACCGAGGCCGGAACCAAGGGAGGCGGCAAATGAGCGAAGGGCAATTGGTCATCACAGTTGGTGAAGGAACCTGCGGTATTGCCGCCGGAGCCAAAGAAGTCGCCAAGATTCTGACTCAGCGTTTTCCGGATGCGGAACTCAAAACAGTGGGTTGTCTGGGAATGTGCCACCAGGAAGTGATGGTGGAAATTCGCAATGCCGAGGGCAAATATTGGCTCTGGGGCAACGTCGAAAAGAAAAATATCCCAAAAATTGTCAAGTTTCACAAGGGTCTAGGGGATGCACCGGAAAAAAACCTCATTCGCTCAAGCGACGCGGAAGAGACCGACAAGGGGAGCTATCTCACCCGCCAAACCCGAATCGCCCTGCGCAACGTCGGCCAGCTGAACCCCACCTCCATGGAGCAGTTCCGAGCCCGGGGCGGCTATCAGGCGATTGAGAAGGTGTTGAAAGGGGGCATGAGCCCGGAAGATGTCATCGCCGAGGTGAAGGCTTCCAACATTCGGGGCCGGGGTGGTGCAGGCTTTCCCACCGCCATCAAATGGGGCTTTGCCCGGGGAGCACCGGGAGAGGTCAAATATCTGGTCTGCAACGGCGACGAAGGGGATCCGGGGGCATTCATGGATCGCTCCCTGCTGGAAGGAGACCCCCACTCGGTGCTGGAAGGGATGCTGATTGCGGCTTACGCCATCGGCGCTTCCAAAGGCTACGCCTACATCCGCGCTGAATATCCCCTGGCGGTGGACTATTTTGGCCGGGCTCTGGAAGATGCCCGCCGGGCCGGATTTCTGGGCGACAATATTCTCGGTACCGATTTTTCCTTTGATATTAAAATCAAGGAAGGGGCCGGGGCTTTTGTCTGTGGTGAAGAAACAGCGCTTTTGGCCTCCATTGAGGGACAACGGGGCATGCCCCGGATTCGTCCCCCCTTCCCCGCCATCAAAGGTGTTTTCGGCAAGCCCACCATCATCAACAACGTCGAAACCCTCACCAACATTCCCTGGATCATCACCAACGGTGGCCAAGCCTATTCCGACATCGGCACCGACGACTCCAAGGGTACCAAGGTGTTTGCCCTGGCGGGTGCGGTAGCCCGGGGCGGCTTGGTGGAAGTCCCCATGGGGATGACCATCCGAGAGGTACTGGAAGAGATCGGCGGCGGTTCCGCTTCGGATCGCCCCCTGAAAGCGGTCCAGTTGGGCGGACCTTCCGGTGGTTGTATTCCGGAGCATCTGTTCGACACCAAGATCGAATATCACGCCATCAACGCCACCGGGGCGATCATGGGTTCCGGCGGTATGGTGGTGATGGATACCAAATCCTGCATGGTGGATCTGGCCCGTTACTTCCTTGAGTTTACTCAGCTGGAATCGTGCGGAAAATGTACTTTCTGCCGCATCGGTACCCTGCGGATGAAGGAGCTGTTGACCAAAATCTGCGAGGGCGAGGGGACGATGGAAGACATCGATACCCTGGAGGAGTTGGCCCCACGCATTAAAACCGCGAGTCTGTGCGGCTTGGGTCAAACCGCCCCCAATCCGGTGCTGACGACACTGAAATATTTCCGGGACGAATATATTGCCCACGTCAAAGATCATCGCTGTCCCGGCGGGGTGTGCAAAGGGCTTATCACCCACACCATCATCAACAAAGACTGCACTGGCTGCTCCATCTGTCAGCGGCAGTGCCCGGTGGACGCCATTGCCGGAACGGTCAAGCAGCCGG from Magnetococcales bacterium encodes:
- a CDS encoding ABC transporter ATP-binding protein produces the protein MITIHHLVHRYPGKRRHPPRLALESLSLDIPKGALMVLTGPNGSGKSTLFQILAGQLLPSEGSVQMGGIDIFRESRAARELMGVVFQKPALDKHLTIRENLTIHADLYHLNRQIFRQRLAEDLHWTGLQDRLDDRVETLSGGMARQVELVKALLHRPQILLMDEPTTGLDPGRRRAFLKTILKLKEEMGLTVLMTSHLFEEAEAADLAGILKEGRLIAFDTPFNLKKNLGREMVVIESHGVEVLMAALSGWEGITLEPHPGELRVLGVEATALLKALFADHREQINAFTIKDPTLEDLYIRLTHQPAASVDHQESSP
- a CDS encoding ABC transporter permease encodes the protein MNRAARSLAKRELTRFFRQPHRVVGSLAQPLLIWLFLGYGFNPSFQAPGLSGISYLEYFYPGILLMLLLFSGIFATITVIEDRAQGLLQEVMAAPVPRSAIVQGKVAGAMGIALSQSLVLLVAAPFLGLLPGGVNILLILLGLFIASLGFTALGLLIAWNMESTAGFHAIMSVFLMPLWMLSGALFPLDHAPVWLKGLMVINPVSHALTLIRRPFYETPEALLSDPGYGLAMGVALLWAGICLWLAWRQVKRVPRGG
- a CDS encoding nucleotidyltransferase domain-containing protein, yielding MADHPPKTVISKALIQRVAATIAHHFSPQKIILFGSHAQGEASPESDLDLLVIMETELPFHKRAVPIRLLFQSAPCPLDILVHTPEETAYWNGVTNHIITRAMATGKVLHAESGNQVAGPESFT
- a CDS encoding HEPN domain-containing protein; its protein translation is MRKADHDLITARHTLTLPDGPTDTPCFHAQQAVEKAIKGILTAQGITFPRTHDLMPLLDLVATTLPEWLVERKALAELTGYGVEVRYPGAWLDPTREEAHHALATAERMVAKAQEEMNKWEENERLF
- a CDS encoding NAD(P)H-dependent oxidoreductase subunit E; this translates as MSKQSLEATVDPQKVQVWISELGQEPSAAVPLLQAIQGEYGYLPRSAMDLVVANTDINASQLYGVATFYAQFRLTPVGRHLIKVCHGTACHVQGADRLNTSLRHILGITDEEEDTAENGSYTVEDVACIGCCSLAPVMLVGEDAFPNLKGADAQRHLKKHARTNNEILPGAKQDETEAGTKGGGK
- a CDS encoding NADH-quinone oxidoreductase subunit NuoF, with the translated sequence MSEGQLVITVGEGTCGIAAGAKEVAKILTQRFPDAELKTVGCLGMCHQEVMVEIRNAEGKYWLWGNVEKKNIPKIVKFHKGLGDAPEKNLIRSSDAEETDKGSYLTRQTRIALRNVGQLNPTSMEQFRARGGYQAIEKVLKGGMSPEDVIAEVKASNIRGRGGAGFPTAIKWGFARGAPGEVKYLVCNGDEGDPGAFMDRSLLEGDPHSVLEGMLIAAYAIGASKGYAYIRAEYPLAVDYFGRALEDARRAGFLGDNILGTDFSFDIKIKEGAGAFVCGEETALLASIEGQRGMPRIRPPFPAIKGVFGKPTIINNVETLTNIPWIITNGGQAYSDIGTDDSKGTKVFALAGAVARGGLVEVPMGMTIREVLEEIGGGSASDRPLKAVQLGGPSGGCIPEHLFDTKIEYHAINATGAIMGSGGMVVMDTKSCMVDLARYFLEFTQLESCGKCTFCRIGTLRMKELLTKICEGEGTMEDIDTLEELAPRIKTASLCGLGQTAPNPVLTTLKYFRDEYIAHVKDHRCPGGVCKGLITHTIINKDCTGCSICQRQCPVDAIAGTVKQPDTWVIDQEVCINCGMCVEVCKPDCILVE